Proteins from one Dysgonomonas sp. HDW5A genomic window:
- a CDS encoding lipocalin-like domain-containing protein — protein MNFRKFSLLILLFTLFGFYSCGDDENSNLEGRWQLNRIETSDGKVQDVDTIFYAFHKKVFQYLKLTADTETFMGFGNYSVSGGEIKVDLVWDSFRPYECDTCLGWNSLSRSFFVKKNTSSSLELESEGETLYFKKY, from the coding sequence ATGAATTTTCGGAAATTTAGTTTACTTATCCTATTATTTACTTTATTTGGTTTCTATTCGTGTGGCGATGATGAGAATTCAAATCTGGAAGGTCGATGGCAATTAAACCGTATTGAGACTTCGGATGGGAAGGTACAGGATGTAGATACTATATTTTATGCATTTCACAAAAAAGTATTTCAGTATTTAAAACTCACTGCAGATACCGAAACTTTTATGGGATTTGGAAATTACAGTGTATCGGGAGGCGAAATTAAAGTAGATTTAGTGTGGGATAGTTTCCGTCCATATGAGTGTGATACATGTTTGGGATGGAATAGCTTATCACGAAGTTTTTTTGTAAAGAAGAATACTTCTTCATCTTTGGAATTGGAGTCGGAAGGAGAAACTTTATATTTCAAAAAATATTAA
- the serS gene encoding serine--tRNA ligase, which produces MLTIKTINDNPEAVIQKLAKKHFDAKELVYKVLGEDKRRRDIQTELDGLLSDVNAKSKSIGALMKDGKKDEAESLRTFVQEVKGRIQTLEADLKDAESQLQEMLVLIPNLPADEVPEGRVAEDNEEIKNGGVIPELGEEALPHWDLAKKYDLIDFELGVKISGAGFPVYKGKGARLQRALINFFLDKARDAGYLEIQPPYVVNAASGYGTGQLPDKEGQMYHATADDLYLIPTAEVPVTNIYRDVILEEKDLPIKNTAYSACFRREAGSYGKDVRGLNRLHQFDKVEIVRIDTPEHSYESLKEMVSHVESLVTELELPWRILRLCGGDMSFTSALTFDFEVFSAAQKRWLEVSSVSNFESYQANRLKCRYRSGDKKAQLVHTLNGSALALPRIVAALLENNQKPDGIHIPKALIPYTGFDKID; this is translated from the coding sequence ATGTTAACGATCAAGACTATTAATGATAACCCTGAGGCTGTTATACAAAAACTGGCTAAAAAACACTTCGATGCAAAAGAGCTTGTTTATAAAGTTTTGGGTGAAGATAAAAGACGTAGAGATATACAGACTGAATTAGATGGTCTTCTTTCGGATGTAAATGCTAAATCGAAGAGTATTGGTGCTTTGATGAAAGATGGCAAGAAAGATGAAGCTGAAAGTCTGCGTACTTTTGTACAAGAAGTTAAAGGTCGTATTCAAACGTTGGAAGCAGATCTGAAAGATGCCGAAAGTCAACTGCAAGAGATGCTCGTACTTATTCCCAATCTGCCTGCAGATGAAGTACCCGAAGGTAGAGTGGCTGAAGACAATGAAGAGATAAAAAATGGTGGCGTTATTCCTGAATTGGGAGAAGAAGCTCTTCCTCATTGGGATTTAGCCAAGAAATATGATTTGATAGATTTCGAATTAGGAGTTAAAATCTCCGGAGCAGGTTTTCCTGTTTATAAAGGAAAAGGAGCTCGTTTGCAACGTGCATTGATCAACTTCTTTTTAGATAAAGCTCGTGACGCAGGTTATTTGGAGATTCAACCTCCTTATGTTGTGAATGCAGCTTCGGGTTATGGTACAGGTCAATTACCTGATAAAGAAGGTCAGATGTATCATGCAACAGCAGATGATTTGTATTTGATACCTACAGCAGAAGTGCCTGTTACCAATATATATCGTGATGTTATTTTGGAAGAAAAAGATCTTCCTATCAAAAATACTGCCTACTCTGCTTGTTTCAGACGCGAAGCCGGTTCTTATGGAAAAGATGTGCGTGGATTGAATCGCTTGCATCAGTTTGATAAAGTGGAAATTGTCCGCATAGATACACCAGAGCATTCATACGAATCGTTAAAAGAAATGGTGAGTCATGTGGAATCTTTGGTGACAGAACTCGAACTGCCTTGGCGTATACTTCGTCTTTGTGGTGGTGATATGAGTTTTACCTCTGCATTGACATTCGATTTTGAAGTGTTTTCTGCCGCACAAAAACGATGGTTGGAAGTAAGTTCGGTATCTAACTTCGAAAGTTATCAGGCAAATCGTCTTAAATGCAGATATCGTTCAGGTGATAAAAAAGCTCAGCTTGTGCATACATTAAACGGTAGTGCATTGGCTTTGCCTCGTATAGTAGCTGCTTTGCTCGAAAATAATCAAAAACCCGATGGTATACATATTCCAAAGGCTTTGATTCCTTACACAGGTTTTGATAAAATAGACTAA
- a CDS encoding tetratricopeptide repeat protein gives MRLLVITIILLFSCSTISYSQPASDKLIRKGVSLHDKGRYQDAISYYQQALKANPSSMSATYEMALSYLHLKDYDNALKYSTKVINANFKPLLVDAYCVKSTALADLNKLDQSVKLLNEALERCGDEYLLHYNLGLSYFKAKNLKLSIFHLQKAIEIDTTHPSAFLLYAYVLSDSDRWIQSFLSFHFFLLLEPNTDRSKDAFGEMYDIITQKIPANSPLLTPEDGIDRQKIYDQLRTMQPKVEDQRFQYAYFEQASRTIFFTLSQMQDDTRKGMLWDFYVPIYSEILESGYFETYCRYVSVSYFPVSLEWWNNNTAKVDGFISWFEDGQGSSVDNDEDFGDDSDL, from the coding sequence ATGCGGTTATTAGTCATTACAATTATCCTTTTATTTTCTTGTTCAACGATATCATACTCACAGCCTGCATCTGATAAATTGATCAGAAAAGGTGTTAGCCTACACGATAAAGGACGCTATCAGGATGCTATCAGTTATTATCAACAAGCATTAAAGGCTAATCCTTCATCCATGTCTGCAACTTACGAGATGGCACTATCTTATCTGCACCTTAAAGATTACGATAATGCCTTAAAATATAGCACTAAAGTTATTAATGCCAATTTCAAGCCTCTTTTGGTAGATGCATATTGCGTAAAGAGTACAGCTCTGGCAGATTTGAATAAGCTGGACCAGTCTGTTAAATTATTAAATGAGGCTCTCGAAAGATGCGGCGATGAATACCTGCTTCATTATAATCTGGGCTTAAGCTACTTTAAGGCTAAGAATTTAAAATTATCTATTTTCCATCTTCAAAAAGCAATAGAAATAGATACTACACATCCGAGTGCATTTTTATTATATGCATATGTACTAAGTGATTCAGATAGATGGATACAAAGTTTTCTCTCGTTTCACTTCTTCTTATTGCTCGAACCCAATACAGACAGGTCGAAAGATGCATTTGGCGAAATGTATGATATTATTACACAAAAAATACCTGCTAATTCACCACTGTTAACGCCCGAGGATGGTATTGACAGACAAAAAATATATGATCAATTACGAACTATGCAACCTAAAGTTGAAGATCAACGATTTCAATATGCATATTTCGAACAAGCATCTCGCACTATCTTTTTCACTTTAAGCCAGATGCAGGATGACACCCGCAAGGGTATGCTATGGGATTTCTACGTACCCATTTATTCTGAGATACTTGAATCCGGATATTTTGAAACCTACTGTAGATATGTAAGTGTTTCTTATTTTCCGGTCTCTCTCGAATGGTGGAACAATAATACAGCAAAAGTAGATGGCTTTATCTCTTGGTTTGAAGACGGACAAGGATCATCTGTAGACAATGATGAAGATTTTGGAGACGATTCAGACTTGTAG
- a CDS encoding RNA polymerase sigma factor encodes MTEAEEALLVKRLLDEKTQRDAFSVLVKSFSERLYWQIRKIVISHEDANDVLQNAFIKIWTNIDSFRGDSKLTTWLYKIAINESISFVNKQRQQQNVPLDDSDNFLESKLESDSFFDGDEAQVKLQKAILTLPEKQRIVFNLKYFEEMKYEEMSEILDTSVGALKASYHHAVKKIEDFLSQFN; translated from the coding sequence ATGACAGAAGCGGAAGAAGCTCTATTAGTTAAAAGACTATTGGATGAGAAAACCCAAAGGGATGCTTTCTCTGTTTTGGTGAAATCGTTCAGTGAACGATTATATTGGCAAATCCGAAAAATCGTGATTTCTCACGAAGATGCTAATGATGTTCTCCAAAATGCATTCATTAAAATATGGACTAATATCGACAGTTTTAGAGGCGACTCTAAACTGACTACCTGGCTATATAAGATAGCCATCAACGAAAGTATCTCTTTTGTTAATAAACAACGACAACAACAAAATGTACCATTGGATGACAGTGACAACTTTCTGGAATCAAAACTCGAGAGCGACTCCTTTTTCGATGGAGACGAGGCTCAGGTAAAACTTCAAAAAGCGATACTTACTTTACCCGAAAAACAAAGGATAGTATTCAACCTCAAATATTTTGAGGAAATGAAATACGAGGAAATGTCGGAAATTCTCGATACCTCTGTGGGAGCCCTTAAAGCGTCATATCATCATGCCGTAAAAAAAATTGAAGATTTTTTATCACAATTCAATTAA
- the hisG gene encoding ATP phosphoribosyltransferase produces MLRIAIQSKGRLFEETMELLQEAGIKLNNKKRTLLVPVKGFDVEILFLRDDDIPQAVATGVADVGIVGENEFVEKKEGALIVKRLGFSKCRLSLAIPKDIDYLDLNWFNNKTIATSYPHILNKYLADNSIQSEIHVISGSVEIAPSIGLADAIFDIVSSGSTLVSNRLKEVAVVMQSEALLIANNTLSDQKQRTLDELIFRIESVQFAEGKKYILLNAPNTKVDDIISLLPGMKSPTVMPLAESGWSSIHSVIAEKQFWDIIGKLKALGAEGILVIPIEKMIL; encoded by the coding sequence ATGCTACGCATTGCTATCCAATCTAAAGGTCGACTCTTTGAAGAAACAATGGAACTTCTACAAGAGGCAGGTATTAAACTTAATAACAAGAAAAGAACTTTACTTGTTCCTGTAAAAGGTTTCGATGTTGAGATCTTATTTCTTCGGGACGATGATATCCCTCAAGCTGTTGCAACAGGCGTAGCTGATGTAGGTATTGTAGGAGAAAATGAATTTGTAGAAAAGAAAGAAGGAGCACTAATAGTCAAACGACTTGGCTTCAGTAAATGTCGCTTATCTTTAGCAATTCCTAAAGACATCGATTATTTAGACCTCAACTGGTTTAATAACAAAACGATAGCTACCTCCTACCCTCATATCCTCAATAAATACTTAGCTGATAATTCTATACAATCAGAAATACACGTTATATCAGGTTCAGTAGAAATAGCACCAAGTATAGGTCTTGCAGATGCCATATTTGACATTGTAAGTTCAGGTAGCACACTGGTTAGTAATCGTTTGAAAGAAGTTGCAGTTGTAATGCAGTCAGAAGCATTATTGATCGCTAACAATACTTTATCTGACCAAAAACAAAGAACATTAGACGAATTGATATTCAGAATAGAATCTGTACAATTTGCTGAAGGCAAAAAATACATCTTATTAAATGCGCCTAACACCAAAGTAGACGATATTATTTCTCTATTACCGGGGATGAAAAGTCCGACAGTGATGCCTCTGGCTGAGTCGGGATGGAGTTCGATACACTCTGTAATAGCAGAAAAACAATTTTGGGATATTATAGGAAAATTAAAAGCATTAGGAGCCGAAGGTATCCTGGTGATTCCAATCGAAAAAATGATCTTGTAA
- a CDS encoding GNAT family N-acetyltransferase: MIEITKTIVLRPTTLESTSDIYEAIISNRNYLRTWLPFIDSTIDKSYTQAYVQSVIDNKEVQYSIYDSNKFIGRIGFNHMDSINHKAEIGYWIIEEAQGKGIITKSVKELLMLAFTDLNLNKIVIKAGVENTKSRSIPERLGFTLEGIERDGELLVDNKYTDLAVYGLLKREFRV, from the coding sequence ATGATAGAGATTACAAAAACAATTGTTTTACGCCCCACAACACTAGAATCGACTTCCGATATTTATGAAGCGATAATAAGTAACCGGAATTATCTGAGGACATGGTTGCCTTTTATTGATTCTACAATAGACAAAAGCTATACACAAGCTTATGTTCAAAGCGTAATTGATAATAAAGAAGTTCAATATAGTATCTACGATTCCAATAAGTTTATAGGCCGAATCGGTTTTAATCATATGGATTCGATAAACCATAAAGCGGAAATCGGTTATTGGATTATAGAAGAAGCACAAGGGAAAGGTATCATAACTAAATCGGTAAAAGAATTACTGATGCTGGCATTTACCGATCTCAACTTAAATAAGATCGTCATAAAAGCCGGCGTTGAAAACACGAAAAGCCGAAGCATACCCGAAAGACTGGGATTTACCCTTGAAGGCATCGAACGTGATGGTGAACTGTTGGTTGATAATAAATATACTGATTTGGCAGTTTACGGGTTATTAAAAAGAGAATTTAGGGTCTAA
- the hisD gene encoding histidinol dehydrogenase gives MKVIKYPQKSEWSKILARPAFDTSSLNATVSSILAEIKSGGDKAVISYEEKFDKVQLSSLSVSEKEIEDSDKLLSEELKSAIRTAKDNIEKFHTAQKFEPKKIETTAGVVCWQKAVGIEKVGLYVPGGTAPLFSTVLMLAVPAKIAGCREIVLCTPPDKDGNVNPAILYAAKVAGVNKIFKIGGVQAIGAMAYGTESVPKVYKIFGPGNQYVVAAKQLVSLKEVAIDMPAGPSEVQVIADETANPAFIASDLLSQAEHGVDSQVILTTTNENIIQSVVTEIEKQLAELPRKEIAEKALQHSIAILLDNEEELIELTNEYAPEHLIIETKNYIDFVDKIINAGSVFLGHYTPESAGDYASGTNHTLPTNGHAKAYSGVNLDSFVKKITFQEISKEGIKNLGSTIEIMAENELLFAHKNAVTLRLK, from the coding sequence ATGAAAGTCATAAAATATCCGCAGAAAAGTGAGTGGAGTAAAATCCTGGCTCGTCCTGCATTCGATACATCTTCATTAAATGCAACAGTAAGTTCTATCTTAGCTGAAATAAAATCAGGCGGAGATAAAGCTGTAATCAGCTATGAAGAAAAGTTTGATAAAGTACAATTATCCTCTTTATCTGTATCTGAAAAAGAGATTGAAGATTCCGATAAATTGCTTTCCGAAGAACTGAAATCGGCAATAAGGACAGCTAAAGATAATATTGAGAAGTTTCATACTGCTCAAAAATTTGAACCTAAAAAAATAGAAACCACTGCAGGCGTAGTTTGCTGGCAAAAAGCAGTGGGAATCGAAAAAGTAGGATTATACGTACCCGGAGGTACTGCTCCCCTATTTTCTACAGTTTTAATGCTTGCAGTTCCTGCAAAAATAGCAGGCTGTAGAGAAATAGTATTATGCACCCCTCCTGATAAAGACGGCAATGTAAATCCCGCCATATTATATGCAGCAAAAGTTGCAGGTGTGAATAAGATCTTCAAGATCGGAGGAGTTCAGGCTATTGGTGCAATGGCATACGGAACAGAAAGCGTCCCTAAAGTATATAAAATATTCGGGCCTGGAAATCAATATGTGGTAGCTGCCAAACAATTGGTCAGCTTAAAAGAGGTGGCAATAGATATGCCCGCAGGTCCATCGGAAGTGCAAGTGATTGCCGACGAAACTGCAAATCCGGCTTTTATAGCTTCTGACTTGTTATCGCAAGCCGAGCACGGAGTAGATAGTCAGGTAATACTTACGACTACCAATGAGAACATTATACAGTCTGTTGTCACTGAAATAGAAAAACAACTGGCAGAACTTCCCCGAAAAGAAATAGCGGAAAAAGCACTTCAACATAGTATTGCAATTTTATTAGACAACGAAGAAGAGTTGATCGAATTAACCAATGAGTACGCTCCTGAGCACCTCATTATTGAAACCAAGAATTACATTGACTTCGTTGATAAGATAATAAATGCCGGATCGGTATTTTTAGGACATTATACGCCCGAAAGTGCAGGAGATTATGCTTCGGGAACGAATCATACTCTGCCGACTAATGGTCATGCAAAAGCATATAGCGGGGTAAATCTGGATAGTTTCGTAAAGAAAATAACCTTTCAGGAAATAAGTAAAGAGGGTATCAAAAATCTCGGATCAACTATTGAAATTATGGCTGAAAACGAATTGCTTTTTGCTCATAAAAATGCAGTAACGCTTCGACTTAAATAA